A stretch of Ischnura elegans chromosome 4, ioIscEleg1.1, whole genome shotgun sequence DNA encodes these proteins:
- the LOC124157737 gene encoding intracellular coagulation inhibitor 2-like isoform X1: MAFPLFVFPLLLLSGEHVFCRESAPSSAHQVMKISNGFMAELFQAFNEDHENLVFSPFGFASNIFMLLEGSSGETASEIENAFHFNNESLGNMRSGFAYYYDIFEENKGDSEAAGSYNKIVVEKDILLRPLYKDLMTLIYRANITETPGNGSGLELHSDVGILSHWRDFERLPVYVFLSHETAAPFYLSKSESSSSENEIYVPMIPQVGVFRNGYDKKMKCSIVELLFEAKSVSLLLLIPDETEGLKSIIENLPSLSIPFLLNTLTQSEVEVSMPQVAFVNQMLDFSPILKKRGIGKAFDPEIADFSQASSGKSLYLKSLTQSSYFTSSFSSIKSVAEGLPKLKPKELRRKRNTNRLSANHPFLFFIIFRETGLILLAGKVESPTQTP, from the exons ATGGCCTTCCCTCTTTTCG TTTTTCCGTTATTATTACTCTCCGGTGAACATGTATTCTGTCGAGAATCGGCCCCAAGCAGTGCTCACCAGGTCATGAAAATTAGCAATGGATTTATGGCAGAGCTCTTTCAG GCATTCAATGAGGAtcatgaaaatttagttttttctccATTCGGATTTGCaagcaatattttcatgctcttggaGGGTTCATCAGGCGAAACTGCATCCGAAATCGAGAATGCATTCCATTTCAACAATGAATCCTTGGGCAATATGAGGTCTGGATTTGCATATTACTATGACATATTTGAG GAAAATAAGGGTGACAGTGAGGCAGCTGGTTCTTATAACAAAATCGTTGTGGAGAAGGACATCCTTTTGAGACCACTGTATAAGGATCTGATGACATTGATATACCGAGCTAATATAACTGAAACACCAGGAAATGGCTCAG GCCTAGAGTTGCATAGTGATGTGGGAATACTTAGCCATTGGCGGGATTTTGAACGACTTCCTGTCTACGTATTTTTATCCCATGAAACAGCAGCACCCTTTTATTTGTCTAAGAGTGAATCATCATCCTCTGAAAATGAAATCTATGTTCCCATGATACCTCAAGTTGGCGTATTCAGGAATGGATATGACAAAAAGATGAAGTGTTCTATTGTTGAACTGCTGTTTGAG GCAAAATCAGTCAGCCTCTTGCTCTTGATACCTGATGAAACTGAGGGACTGAAATCGATCATTGAGAATTTACCAAGTTTATCGATACCATTCTTATTGAATACTCTCACTCAATCTGAGGTTGAAGTGTCTATGCCACAAGTGGCATTTGTGAATCAAATGCTTGACTTTTCACCAATCCTTAAAAAG AGAGGTATTGGGAAAGCCTTTGATCCAGAGATCGCTGACTTCTCACAAGCTTCAAGTGGCAAAAGTTTATACTTGAAGTCATTGACACAGAGCTCATATTTCACCTCATCGTTTTCATCAATCAAATCAGTAGCTGAAGGACTGCCAAAACTCA AACCCAAAGAATTAAGGAGAAAACGAAACACAAACCGCCTGTCTGCCAACCAcccatttttattcttcataatttttCGTGAAACAGGCCTCATCCTTCTTGCTGGAAAAGTAGAAAGCCCGACACAGACTCCATAG
- the LOC124157737 gene encoding serpin B11-like isoform X2, which produces MKISNGFMAELFQAFNEDHENLVFSPFGFASNIFMLLEGSSGETASEIENAFHFNNESLGNMRSGFAYYYDIFEENKGDSEAAGSYNKIVVEKDILLRPLYKDLMTLIYRANITETPGNGSGLELHSDVGILSHWRDFERLPVYVFLSHETAAPFYLSKSESSSSENEIYVPMIPQVGVFRNGYDKKMKCSIVELLFEAKSVSLLLLIPDETEGLKSIIENLPSLSIPFLLNTLTQSEVEVSMPQVAFVNQMLDFSPILKKRGIGKAFDPEIADFSQASSGKSLYLKSLTQSSYFTSSFSSIKSVAEGLPKLKPKELRRKRNTNRLSANHPFLFFIIFRETGLILLAGKVESPTQTP; this is translated from the exons ATGAAAATTAGCAATGGATTTATGGCAGAGCTCTTTCAG GCATTCAATGAGGAtcatgaaaatttagttttttctccATTCGGATTTGCaagcaatattttcatgctcttggaGGGTTCATCAGGCGAAACTGCATCCGAAATCGAGAATGCATTCCATTTCAACAATGAATCCTTGGGCAATATGAGGTCTGGATTTGCATATTACTATGACATATTTGAG GAAAATAAGGGTGACAGTGAGGCAGCTGGTTCTTATAACAAAATCGTTGTGGAGAAGGACATCCTTTTGAGACCACTGTATAAGGATCTGATGACATTGATATACCGAGCTAATATAACTGAAACACCAGGAAATGGCTCAG GCCTAGAGTTGCATAGTGATGTGGGAATACTTAGCCATTGGCGGGATTTTGAACGACTTCCTGTCTACGTATTTTTATCCCATGAAACAGCAGCACCCTTTTATTTGTCTAAGAGTGAATCATCATCCTCTGAAAATGAAATCTATGTTCCCATGATACCTCAAGTTGGCGTATTCAGGAATGGATATGACAAAAAGATGAAGTGTTCTATTGTTGAACTGCTGTTTGAG GCAAAATCAGTCAGCCTCTTGCTCTTGATACCTGATGAAACTGAGGGACTGAAATCGATCATTGAGAATTTACCAAGTTTATCGATACCATTCTTATTGAATACTCTCACTCAATCTGAGGTTGAAGTGTCTATGCCACAAGTGGCATTTGTGAATCAAATGCTTGACTTTTCACCAATCCTTAAAAAG AGAGGTATTGGGAAAGCCTTTGATCCAGAGATCGCTGACTTCTCACAAGCTTCAAGTGGCAAAAGTTTATACTTGAAGTCATTGACACAGAGCTCATATTTCACCTCATCGTTTTCATCAATCAAATCAGTAGCTGAAGGACTGCCAAAACTCA AACCCAAAGAATTAAGGAGAAAACGAAACACAAACCGCCTGTCTGCCAACCAcccatttttattcttcataatttttCGTGAAACAGGCCTCATCCTTCTTGCTGGAAAAGTAGAAAGCCCGACACAGACTCCATAG
- the LOC124157740 gene encoding microfibrillar-associated protein 1, which produces MSSKAGPSIQSTAGAIPVRNEKGEVSMQKVKVHRYVSGKRPDYAPMSSSEEESEEDDFIEQQRRHVHHHHHSRGGIGEEIGAVVEAEEEDEEVEDRRLRRLKRKEGLLEPATADTEEADEGEARIERHRHIHAPEVVDEGEEPQEEPDLMDVEDAEDAMEEEMEMESRRRKEIDDEDDEEEEDELSDEEIERRRQMLRQKLLFEKKVQEEPEVLDKEEDGRISEGSEAESSEYEECTDSEEEETGPRLKPVFVRKRDRITILEREREAGRQRAAEAEAKKLAEERRKTTLKLVEEEIRKEVNEKVASGVGVLGTAAAGSLSLGAVGLGALGLAPGVGGGVTVGVGTVTTGEDQILASLADVDTDDGADEEAEYEAWKLRELKRIKRDRDEREQMEKEKLEVERLRNMTEEERRQEARLNPKLITNKASKGKYKFLQKYYHRGVFYLDEDDELYKRDFSAATLDDHFDKTILPKVMQVKNFGRSGRTKYTHLVDQDTTAFDSPWVSDTAQNLKFHSTQAAGMKQAFDRPSVLARRKKPAQGAQQ; this is translated from the exons ATGAGTTCCAAAGCGGGGCCCAGTATTCAAAGTACAGCGGGTGCCATTCCCGTTAGAAATGAGAAAG gtgaGGTGTCTATGCAGAAAGTCAAAGTCCATAGGTATGTGTCAGGAAAACGACCAGACTATGCTCCCATGTCCAGCAGTGAAGAAGAATCGGAGGAAGATGATTTCATTGAACAACAGCGGAGGCATGTGCACCATCACCATCATTCTCGTGGAGGCATTGGCGAAGAAATTGGAGCGGTTGTGGAAGCTGAGGAAGAAGATGAAGAGGTGGAAGATAGAAGGCTCAGGAGGCTGAAGAGGAAAGAGGGATTGTTAGAGCCAGCAACTGCAGATACTGAAGAAGCTGACGAAGGGGAAGCAAGAATAGAGAGGCATAG GCATATTCATGCTCCAGAAGTTGTTGATGAGGGAGAAGAGCCTCAGGAAGAGCCAGATTTGATGGACGTTGAGGATGCTGAAGATGCCATGGAGGAAGAAATGGAGATGGAAAGCAGAAGGAGGAAAGAAATCGATGATGAAGACGATGAAGAAGAGGAAGATGAACTCAGTGATGAAGAAATTGAACGTAGGAGACAGATGCTGCGTCAGAAACTTCTCTTTGAGAAAAAAGTTCAAgaa gaaCCAGAAGTTTTGGACAAAGAAGAAGATGGGAGAATATCAGAAGGTTCTGAGGCAGAATCATCAGAGTACGAAGAATGCACAG ATTCAGAGGAAGAAGAAACTGGTCCTCGACTCAAGCCTGTTTTTGTTCGTAAACGAGACCGTATAACAATCCTGGAACGGGAGAGAGAAGCTGGGCGCCAAAGAGCTGCAGAGGCTGAAGCCAAGAAATTGgcagaggagaggaggaaaaCCACACTCAAG CTGGTTGAAGAGGAAATACGTAAGGAAGTCAATGAAAAGGTGGCATCAGGAGTTGGTGTGTTGGGCACAGCTGCGGCTGGTAGTCTTAGTTTGGGAGCCGTGGGGCTTGGTGCCCTTGGGCTGGCTCCTGGTGTTGGTGGTGGAGTCACTGTTGGTGTGGGAACAGTGACCACTGGGGAAGATCAGATATTAGCCTCATTGGCTGACGTTGATACAGATGATGGTGCAGATGAGGAAGCTGAGTATGAAGCTTGGAAGTTACGAGAGCTTAAGAGAATCAAGAGAGATCGTGATGAGCGTGAACA GATGGAAAAGGAGAAGTTGGAAGTGGAAAGGTTACGCAATATGACAGAAGAAGAAAGGAGACAGGAAGCTCGTCTAAATCCAAAACTCATCACAAACAAAGCTTCAAAAGGAAAGTACAAATTCTTGCAGAAATACTATCACAGAGGAGTTTTCTATTTG GATGAAGATGATGAGCTGTACAAGAGAGACTTTTCTGCTGCAACATTGGATGATCACTTTGACAAGACCATTCTTCCCAAAGTTATGCAG GTTAAGAACTTTGGCAGAAGTGGTCGAACTAAGTACACTCACTTAGTTGATCAGGACACCACAGCTTTTGATTCTCCATGGGTGTCTGATACTGCTCAGAACCTTAAATTCCACAGTACCCAAGCAGCAGGCATGAAGCAAGCATTTGATAGACCATCAGTTCTGGCGAGAAGGAAAAAGCCTGCTCAAGGAGCTCAGCAGTAA